From Brassica rapa cultivar Chiifu-401-42 chromosome A06, CAAS_Brap_v3.01, whole genome shotgun sequence:
CGTTAGTAACAGATCTTCAAACTACATCTCTCGCATGTTTCAGAAATAATCATTCACACTACTAACCATCTCATAAAATGACTTTCTCCTCAAAACATCGTTATCTCGTAGAGTGGGCTCACTAGCTGCATCAAAACACACCAAAACCCTTAATAGTCAAATTACAAAAACTCCACACAATCCAAATGAATCGATAGGATCAAAACCAAGCATACATGACAAGAGTCTTTGAAGCGTAGAACGCGCTTCCTTCCAAGCAGGTCGTCCCATGGCTAAGAACTTATTCAGATTAggctgaaaaaaaaacagagcacaTAAAAAAAGAACATTAACAACAATACAAACAAAACTTTATGTTCTTCTGAGAACATCCCAAAGAATAACATTACAGAACAGAACAAGTCTTGTAAGTAACTTAGATCGCAATCCAGAGCTAGTAACCAACTAACTCTAAGAAAAGATCAGATTCTGATAACTTAGCTAAGTTCCAAGGAGACTAGATAGTAATCCGAGTTAATAGGAAtcggaaaggaaaaaaaaaaaccgaacctgAAGGAAGCAATCGGAGCCGTTGAGGATCGGACCATCGAAAAGCCCAGCTTCGGAGATCGCTGAGAGGTCCAGGACGGAATCGCCGATGGCGACGGCGGGACGGGGAGTGGAGTTGGAATCAGGCTTGAAGACGCCATAAGGGAGGTTCTGGATAGGGAAGTGAGAGTGTGGAGCAACATCGACGAAAGACTTGAGCAACGCCATGGACGATAAACGGATGATGTATGGTTACTCGGTGAAGTTTCCAAAGCTAACCACAAACTCGAATAATGCAGAGAGATAAAGAAAGGGCAGTGGTAGGtacacagttttttttttttattagagcTGCCGTTCTTGAGATGATGACTGAGAAGTTGACTTAATCATATTTACATTGTGAGGATTTTGGTTTACAACTATAAATAATTCaattatgtcaaaaaaaaattcaatttaaatTTGAGAATTAAAAGGATTTTGTGAAAAGAGTGTTGTTATTTAGACacaacattttttaaataataataaatacattattaaatggtcacagaaagagaaaaaataaactaaatatccaaaatgaaaaaagagaaaaatatcaaGAATATCAACTACACTAATTTGTGTGTAGTCGTTAATCATAACGCAATGTCTTTCTTTTCCCTCAATGGTTTGAATTTAACTAGTAGTtagacggaggaggaggagacgaATCATACGAGACACTTGGAATCGGTGGAAGAGACGTGTCGTCGTAAGAAGGAGGAGATGGTGGTGATGATGTGTAAGAGTATTCAGGAGTTGGTTCGTAACTTGGTGGTGTTTGTGGAGGATGGACGTCGTTACATCCCTTTGCTGGCGGTGGAGACTGGCTTGGTGAGTAGTTGTACTCTGTTGTTGGTGGTGGACTTTGTGTTTCTGACGGATAGTAAACCGGTGTTGGTGGTGGAGCAGGAGGACTTTGTGTTACTGGTGGAAAGTATAccggtgatggtggtggtggtggactTTGTGTTTCTGACGGATAGTATACTGGTGATGGCGGTGGCGGGCTTTGTGTGGCGGGTGCGTAATATACAACGGGCGGTGGGGGAGAAGATTCAGGACACGGCGGTGGTGGACTTGGAGGGGGCGGAGGTGGAGATGAGTACACGTAAGGCGGAGGTGGAGATGATTCAGGACACGGTGGTGGACTTAGGGAAGGCGCAGGTGGAGACGAGTACACGTAAGGTGGAGGTGGAGGAGATGAGTGTACATAAGGCGGAGGTGGAGGTGGACTAGGAGATGAGTATACGTAAGGCGGAGGTGGGGGAGATGAGTACACGTAAGGAGGTGGAGGAgatggtgatggtggtggtggaggtggtggtggtggagggtTTGCTCGAACAGTAGGCGACATCTTGGACGATGGTGGTGAAGGGGGAGAGTATGCTCTGACTGTAGACGACATCTTAGAGGACGGTGGTGGAGGCGGAGAGTATGCTCTTACGGTAGGTGACATCTTAGACGACGGTGGTGGAGGAAGTTTCCGGAAAATGGGTGCCATCTTGAAcgttggtggtggtggagagaaGATGTTGTAACATCCAAACTTGCTACAATCAACAGGACGCGCAAGCAAAGATAAACACTCTTTAGCCGATCTTTGACGAGCCATAAGGGTGAGACAATTCATGGAGCCGTTCACCACCGATACAGCTCCGCATATAGGAGCACGACCCCTGAAGAAGTTGGACGAAAAAGTAAAGTTCTCAAGGCTAGGAAGCTGGCAGATACTTGGAGGAATGACTCCCGTGAAGGCATTGTTAGCCACATGAAGCTCTTCTAAGCTCTTCATGTTGCCGACGCTAGACGGTAACGGACCACGAAGACGGTTAGAACTGACGTCGAACACCGTCACTTTCTTGAGGTTCCCAATCTGAGGAGGTAAACAACCGGTTAAGTTATCGTTGGAGAGGATAAGTTCGTTGAGTGTTTTCCCCATTTGACCGATACTTCCCGGTATGCATCCTCCAAGATCGTTATCTGCAAGAACCAAAGCGGAGACCGGGGAACTCCCCATGTTCTTCGGAATACCAAACCGGAACCTGTTATGGTTCAAGAAGATAGCGTCGAGCTCTCTATCGAAGAGCTTGGATGGTATCTTGCCTTCAAACTCGTTGAAGCGGAGATCCAAGAACTTAAGAGAAGGCAAAGTGAGGACAACGTTAGGGAACTTCCCAACGAACCGGTTGTTGCTAAGATCCAGCTCGTAAAGAAGCTTCATGCGGTTGAACGTGAGAGGGGGACTTCACCGCAGAAACGGTTTGAGTTAAGATGGAAGAGAGCGAGATCACGGAGGAGACCAAGCTCGGAAGGCAAGTAACCAGCCATGTCGGCGTGGTTGAGGTCAATGCCTGCAACGACTCTTGTTTTGTTGTATGAGCCAGGAAAAGGAGCACAGTAAATTCCATTGTATGAGCAAACATCTGAGCCGTTCCAGTTGGCTGTGAAGTTGAAAGGGTCAGAGAAAATTGCTTGTTTCCATGACTGGAGAGCAATGTAGGCTTGACGTAGCTTCGGGTTCTCGAACTTGAGCTTCGGGTCTACTTTGATACGACTGCCTAAGACGCCATCAGCTTTGATCTGTAATAAACAAAAGGAGGAGAGACAAAGGCAGAGAAAGAAGAGACGGAGAGGAGGGAGCAGCATTTTTAGACCATCTTTATCGGCGTCTTTAGCCGGTCTCTTAAGCTAATTGggcattaaaaataaatcaaaaaagtTAATAAACATAAGAGACGTCTTTAATTTGGGGACAAGAAGAGACCGTATTTGAGGCCACGTGTTGGCAAAATGAGAGGAGAGAGGAGGAGCGTGTGTTTCTTTGGTTCGCTTTGGTTCGCATTTCTCTCTCTCGAAGACAAGCAAATCAATGGTGGCTTCTAGCGAGTCTGGAGCTCCGGAGCAAATCGTCTCCCACCACCACAAAGAATCCATCGTGCCAAGAAGAGTGATTTCTATTGAGAGTGAGGAGTCGTCCGATCATTGAAGATAGTAATCTGAGCGAGCCTGAAGACGAGGTACGTTTTTGAGTATCTGTGTATTTTTTGCATTGATTGAATCATAGTTTTGGTAGATTAATCTAATAATTTTGATTCATTCAACTGAAGTAGCGTGTAGTTGTTTGATTGAACCTTGGTTAAGTTCAATTGGTTTAGCTCGATAACTGAGATGCAATTAGATCTTGAGAATGATAATTATGTGAAAGTCTTAGCAATGCTGGTGAAGAGTTCGCATCCTCGTTGAAGCATATGTATAAAGCAATGTTTGTTATGGTTGGTTGGTTGACAGAGGAGAGTTCAGTAATTCAAGTTTGTTTTTAGAGATCCGTATTAGAAGAGCTCTCTGCCTCGCTTTGTGCTTGAGTTCAGCTGCTTAACTGATTCTGAGCATAGGCTTGTTTAGTTCCTGTAAAACGAAATACATGTGGGATGAGTTTTTTGCTTCTATCCTTTTGTTCGTTATGGAGGTCGTAGTGCGGACCTCCCGACCAGTCTTTTGGTTCGCAATCTACGCCATGACTGCAGGTATATGTGGATTAGTTTTTTGAATTTAGCACCTGTTTAGACTTGTACTTTTTAGTCGCTTAAGGAGAAGGATCAAGGATGCAATGTTGCTTGATATGTTTCATGTGTGTGTTAATTGAAGTTGTTGAGGTTTAGCAGTGAATCTAAAGAATTGAAGACATGAATTAGAGTTTTTATGAAGATGTTGTGTATGGTAGTGAAAGAGTTTTGAAGTAAAGTTgagttcaataaaaaaaatgtttgataatttttttttaagaactctAAATTAAGAGACTTGCATTGGAGCATATAAATGTTAGAGTCTCTTAATGTTGTCTCTTAACTCACATTTACTacttaaaagtattaaaaaaagaataagagACTCTAAATGGGTCTTtgggataatgatgctcttatgGGTTAAGAAACCCACTTtttacttattatgacaaaatatATTATCTCTATATGCTCCATCTTTATAAAACAGTTTAGAAACTCCAAAGTCGTATTCCTTTTACCCCTctaattttgcttatttttaaAACTGAATTTGTCAATGAGGCATGTTTACGCGTTGAGGAAACAAAAAGAGCTGACCTTTGCCCAGAGATGAAACCATCGTCAATCAAACTTGGATGCACGTTCCTAGAgaatttttggttttgaagaATAAAATAATCAGACGTCAACGGTTTAATCATATATAATAAGAGTTCAATGTGTGTTTTTACTCAAAATGACATGAGTGCACGATCTATGGAATAGAAGCGGTCATAAGAAAGACAAACCTACACGACCGACCATGTGGGAACAAAACTAGGACGCATGTTTATCACATCAACAAGCGTGATCCTAACCCTCGCAACACAAAAAACTATAGAGACACTTGAGGAAGAGTGGCATGAGGTTCAGCTAGGTGACACAACAAGAAGCAAGCATGGAATATAAAAATCATAGAATAAGTTGTGCATTCGTCTGATCAAACCAAGCATAAAGAAAACCAAAGATGTATATATCTATCTTCTAGATAAAATGACGTGTGACGCGAAGGTTTAGAAATTCCATGGCTAGATATGTAGAGGGTGGTTTTATAAGGCGAACCACATGTTTCAAGTAATTTGCTTTCTCTGGAGATCGATCCAAGATTCCAAGTTGATGTGTAGTCCCTGAAAGCagagaaaaaatatattcatcaGCTTATAATCTTAACCAAGCTTGAATGTTTGGTCAGGGTAAACTGTAAAGATGAAACCAAATAAAAAGAGGATAAAGAGAGCAACCATGGGAGCATTATTCCGGTGCAAGATTGTAATATGATCAATTGTTATTGTCCTCAGTCAAAGATTAAAAGGCCAGAGACAGCCTTAGGCTAAAAATGAACCAGGAACGAACACATCCATCATCCATGCATAGAACAGACAAGAGATCCTGTCATCAAACTGAAACTGCTCCCCCTTGCCCGGGGTCACTTTCACTTCTGCCGACGTTTGTAACACAATCAAATGGATCACTGGATTCAAATTGTTTAAAATTCAGGAAATTACATTAAAATCCTTAATAAAGAATCACCCAGCCATTATCAGTAGCATTAATGATAACAAGAAGATTGCACTGATACACTCCGGGGGACGACGCGTACAGATGTTTTAATGGATTCAGCGGCGCCATGGCTCGACGGAGAGGACAAAAACAAAACGGTAGAGTATAGTGTTCCGGAGAACAATACGTCGCCATATTGAAAACCTAACCGTCTTTTCATCTACGCCCGCGGGGCAAATTCTCCGTGCTTTTTTTGCATGATTCGTTTGGGCTTTTAAGATCAGGCCAAATTTCACTTACCAAGATAGGCCCACGTCTACAATCTCGAAGTATGGTGTAACatttttttggtgatttgattGATGATTTGTCTATTCGATAATTTGAGATTTTTGTAAATAGATTAGGAACCAAAGACTAGTGCTCGttcataaagaaaaaacaaaggcTAGTGCTATCACGTGTAACGGACAAGCCTTTATCCGCATCAAGCATTGCCGATGACACTTTAATATATTCAACTATAATTGCATGatcagaaaaagaaaagaaaaaaagcaatTGAACCTTAGATACGTTGAACCTAGTCAActttgtagattcaatgaactTAGACGTACTTTTAGTTTACTCTACTTCTGGTTTCCGCGTCAGAAATAAGATACCACACAATCGAGTGAACACTCTACTGAAGTGAGGTAAGTAGAAGATGAAACAATCTAACCACAACTTACCACATGTGAACACAGTTTAACTTGCTTCTCGTACGTGTGTCCACGTGGTATACTCACGAGTCTCTTTTTAATTACTCCACCTCGCCAACTCTGGTTGTGGATGAAAATGTAACGGACGTTAAAAAATTCCTTTTGATAAAATAGGAAAAGAGTAGACATGGTTATAGACATGAATCTGACTTAGACCATGCAACTCCTTTCCTAAAGTAATACATTTCAGTATACTGTTTAGTGAGTAGCTAGTAGTATTAGTTAATGTTTAATTATTCtgatttgatttgataaaaGTTATTCGTTTTGAAGCGGTTGTCTGTGGACGCTATGGTGGTAATAATTGGATTCTACAAATTAGTCAGCCAGCACATTTTAAACTGTAATTAGTTTCTCCGTTACCCAAAATTAACGCCGTTAATCCATTATTCACCATCGTTAGTTCgttacaccattctgttgtcaTGTTTTACCATTTTGTCGTTACTCCGTTAAAAAGTCAACGACTTTGTCAACACAAtgaaaacatcattaattataacTTTCAGGTGTGTGTCTATAAATATATCACAATTAGCTTAAGACATGCAGGAGCAACCAGCAAAGGGCATAAAATGGTACAGATTCCAAGAAGATTCAACAGATTCGCTGCAGCTTTTGATGTGGTGGCGGCGCGTACACGTCCACCGTGCGATAGCAGCAGCGGGAGCGATCACTTTCCGGAGGAGACACAGGATCTTTGGGATCTGATCGAATCTTTTATCGACAGGGAAGTGAAAGTTTTATCGGGTGAGGTTCCTCCTGGGGAAGAAAACGATGATAAATCAGAcgctgatgatgatgacgatgaagaTGTGAAGGAGAGGTTACGGGAGATTCTTGAGAATCACGGAGGCGGCGGAGAGCGGCGTAGAATAATTGATGAGGTGGTAAATGCAAGTGAGCTCGTCGGAGAGAAACGATACTTGATGGCTTATCTACGTAAAAAAGGTTTTGATGCAGGTAGGTATACTAATGCTATCAATGACTATATTATAGGAAATTTATACATttgtatatatgtaataatcTAATATTCAGGGATGTTAAAATAAGTTTGTTCAATATAACCTAAATTTTGTAGATTTAAgagatattttcttttaaaacatggGTTAAAACCTCTTGATTGGAAACTGCTTTGTTCAAGAGGATAACACAATATATGAGCTTCAATATTCATTGGTCATTTGATTTTTATAGTCTTATTGGTCTATATAGAGTCACATGTAGAAGTAGATTCACATTAGGCTATAGATATGCATGCTATAACTTTTCTCTCTAGTATCTGATATTGGGTGATGTTGATGAGTTTTGTAGCATATCATATAAGGCTGTTTTAACAAATATCAATGCTAGGTTGGATATCATCTGCAATACACAGCAGTtgtatgtatttattttaaaccCATAGTGAATGTTGGGATTTAAAATGTGCAAATGCTGAGATGAAAAGATGATTCATATCAATTTAACGAAAAAAGAAATAGACTATGGTTGATctctttataatttaatatcttTACGTTTTCGCATATGTATAtgcataaatttataataccgCACCCGATGTGTACCTTTTGTGATTCATACTAATATTATTACACAGGTCTTTGCAAGTCCCGGTGGGAGAGATTTGGCAAAAACACGGCCGGGAAGTACGAGTACGTTGACGTTAACGAAGGAGATAAGAACCGTTTTATCGTCGAGACAAATCTTGCCGGAGAATTTGAGATTACTCGGCCTACGACGAGATACATTTCTCTCTTATCACAACTGCCACGTGTCTTTGTCGGAACACCTGAAGAGCTGAAACAGCTTGTGAGGATCATGTCCTTTGAGGTAAGGCGGTCGATGAAGCGAGCAGAGATTCACGTGCCTCCGTGGAGGAGGAACGGTTATATGCAAGCCAAATGGTTTGGTCACTATAAACGAACATCTAACGAAGTGGTGACGAGGGTTTGGAGCTGTGGATGCGGACCACGTGTTGGGTTCGAGGAATCGGTTGAAACGGCTACGTTTTTCGGTTCTAAAGAGGTGGAGTGGAAGAGGAACGGTTTAAAAAAGGTTGGGCAGCTCACGGTAGCTTTTAAACAGCAATGAGGTGGGGCTGTAACATTCAAAGAATAGAGCATATGCCTCTGCGAGTTTATAATTAAAAGGTTTGGATatgatgtaaatatatataaagttttgtTGGGGATTAGATAACTAGAGAATCAACTATCTAtaaagtttttgatttttttttgtcagcctATAAAGTTGTTGAGCATGATTAATGAAGAATTCTTATGGTGGGGTTCTTATCGGAAAATAAGAAactgtctcttaacttttaaattaaaaagctaagaaccgacttttaaataaaaaactcgTCCTAAAAACTCTCCATTAATCATGTTCTTTTAGTATATgaatttgtcttttttttgtcatctgttaGATTATATTCATATGCAacgaaattttttgaaaaaatttttCGAAAACATTACAAGGCTGTGACAAACAACCAAACCACCCAAAAGACAACCCAGCCATGTAAAAACAACCACCCTTACAATGAATACAATTACCAGCTGGTTAAACAACCCAGTCCCTATACCAAACCTCCCAAAAAATTCAACCAAAAGCCAAATACAGGACCCTAGTCAGAGGATAGAAATTCCTCCTTCTCAAAGCAATCGTGAAGCCAGTTTGGACATCCCGTCGCA
This genomic window contains:
- the LOC103872035 gene encoding uncharacterized protein LOC103872035 — encoded protein: MFYHFVVTPLKSQRLCQHNENIINYNFQVCVYKYITISLRHAGATSKGHKMVQIPRRFNRFAAAFDVVAARTRPPCDSSSGSDHFPEETQDLWDLIESFIDREVKVLSGEVPPGEENDDKSDADDDDDEDVKERLREILENHGGGGERRRIIDEVVNASELVGEKRYLMAYLRKKGFDAGLCKSRWERFGKNTAGKYEYVDVNEGDKNRFIVETNLAGEFEITRPTTRYISLLSQLPRVFVGTPEELKQLVRIMSFEVRRSMKRAEIHVPPWRRNGYMQAKWFGHYKRTSNEVVTRVWSCGCGPRVGFEESVETATFFGSKEVEWKRNGLKKVGQLTVAFKQQ